In the genome of Qipengyuania seohaensis, one region contains:
- a CDS encoding M23 family metallopeptidase, translating into MQVSTSDDPEQVTADGAARESAQTAAPVVEGQGQASKAGKFSLATLKSQVFAHIESFDIAPDLGADIGSKRWFRGLGTFVGLSVLALAFWPDFAPLEAASPLPDDSGILDEYHSQAILPLALGADTGRRMGPSNLVRPLTEAPERPQLQMLATLGSGGSFERTLLRAGVGRAEAQDVLSLVERAMPTSELEPGTQIDITLGRRPAPGASRPLEGLKFRARFDLELAVTRLDPGADLTLSRKIIRVDETPLRIRGTVGDSLYRSARAAGAPASAIQAYLKALSAQVSLDSEVRETDTFDMIISHRRAATGERQAGQLLFAGLERGSRQPIQLMRWGKDGQFYEASGVGEERGGLVAPVPGRMSSSFGMRRHPILGYRRMHSGVDFKARHGTPIVAVTDGRVTGAGRMGGCGNAVRLRHGNGIDTRYCHMSRIAVRGGQSVKRGQVIGYVGSTGLSTGPHLHYEMYRGGRAVNPASVQFVTRAQLSGDDLQKFRDALRKIRTVEAGAALEDLAPTADEVADEGPKREIDKLNMPKQVS; encoded by the coding sequence GTGCAGGTGTCCACATCGGACGATCCGGAGCAGGTAACGGCGGATGGTGCGGCGCGGGAAAGCGCTCAGACCGCCGCTCCTGTAGTCGAGGGGCAGGGTCAGGCCTCGAAGGCAGGGAAGTTTTCGCTCGCCACCCTGAAATCGCAGGTCTTCGCGCATATCGAGAGCTTCGACATCGCCCCTGACCTGGGAGCCGACATCGGATCGAAGCGCTGGTTCAGAGGCTTGGGCACTTTCGTGGGGCTCTCTGTTTTAGCGCTGGCGTTCTGGCCGGATTTCGCGCCGCTCGAAGCCGCTTCGCCGCTGCCCGATGACAGCGGAATACTCGACGAATATCACAGCCAGGCGATCCTGCCGCTGGCCTTGGGGGCGGATACGGGCCGACGCATGGGGCCGAGCAATCTCGTCCGCCCGCTGACAGAGGCGCCCGAACGCCCTCAATTGCAGATGCTGGCCACCCTTGGTTCGGGTGGCAGCTTCGAACGCACCCTTCTGAGAGCCGGTGTCGGCCGCGCTGAAGCGCAGGATGTGCTGTCGCTCGTAGAGCGCGCCATGCCGACCAGCGAACTTGAGCCTGGAACCCAGATCGACATCACACTGGGCCGGCGCCCTGCTCCGGGCGCCTCACGACCCCTGGAAGGGCTCAAATTCCGCGCACGCTTCGATCTGGAACTGGCCGTGACCCGGCTCGATCCTGGCGCTGATCTTACGTTGTCGCGCAAGATCATCCGGGTCGACGAAACCCCGCTGCGGATCCGCGGGACCGTCGGTGACAGCCTGTATCGCTCCGCCCGCGCTGCCGGAGCGCCTGCGAGCGCCATTCAGGCCTATCTCAAGGCTCTTTCCGCACAGGTTAGTCTGGACAGTGAGGTTCGCGAAACCGACACGTTCGACATGATCATCTCGCACCGCCGCGCGGCGACGGGAGAACGTCAGGCGGGACAGCTCCTTTTCGCGGGTCTGGAGCGCGGCTCGCGCCAACCGATCCAGCTCATGCGCTGGGGTAAAGACGGGCAATTCTACGAGGCATCGGGCGTCGGCGAGGAACGGGGCGGCCTGGTGGCACCGGTGCCGGGCCGGATGAGTTCGAGTTTCGGTATGCGACGCCACCCGATCCTTGGGTATCGAAGGATGCACTCGGGGGTCGACTTCAAGGCTCGCCACGGAACGCCGATCGTCGCTGTCACCGATGGCCGGGTTACCGGTGCAGGACGCATGGGCGGCTGCGGCAATGCGGTGCGCCTGCGTCATGGCAACGGCATCGACACGCGCTACTGCCACATGAGCCGCATTGCGGTGCGCGGTGGGCAATCGGTCAAGCGCGGACAGGTCATTGGTTACGTAGGATCGACCGGCCTTTCTACCGGCCCGCACCTCCACTACGAAATGTATCGCGGTGGTCGCGCCGTGAATCCGGCCTCGGTCCAGTTCGTCACGCGCGCCCAGCTTTCGGGCGATGACCTCCAGAAATTCCGCGACGCACTGCGTAAGATAAGGACAGTCGAGGCAGGTGCTGCACTGGAAGATCTTGCGCCGACCGCCGACGAGGTAGCGGACGAGGGGCCAAAGCGCGAAATCGACAAGCTCAACATGCCCAAGCAGGTATCCTGA
- the hemB gene encoding porphobilinogen synthase encodes MTSNASYPATRMRRTRAHDWSRRMQRETVLTASDLIWPLFVTEGKGVEDPVASLPGVSRWSIDGIAKRAKEAVELGIPCIALFPNTPSEKRSEDGAEALNPDNLMCRAIKAVRDACGTDIGILTDVALDPYTSHGQDGLVDGTGYVLNDDTVAVLVDQALVQAEAGADIVAPSDMMDGRVKAIRMALEMNGHPNVQIMSYAAKYASAFYGPFRDAVGSGGLLKGDKKSYQMDPANGDEALREIALDIAEGADSVMVKPGLAYLDVIWRAKQEFGIPVYAYQVSGEYALIEAGAAAGIGDRDALLMEKLVAFKRAGCSGVLTYHAPVAARLLND; translated from the coding sequence ATGACGAGCAACGCATCCTACCCAGCCACCCGCATGCGCCGCACGCGAGCCCATGACTGGAGTCGCCGAATGCAGCGCGAAACCGTGCTGACTGCGTCCGACCTCATCTGGCCGCTCTTCGTGACCGAAGGTAAAGGTGTTGAGGACCCGGTCGCAAGCCTGCCCGGTGTGTCGCGCTGGTCTATCGACGGTATCGCGAAGCGCGCCAAGGAGGCTGTCGAGCTCGGGATACCGTGCATAGCCCTGTTTCCGAACACCCCTTCCGAAAAGCGAAGCGAGGACGGTGCGGAAGCGCTCAATCCGGATAATCTGATGTGTCGTGCGATCAAGGCGGTCCGCGATGCTTGTGGGACGGACATCGGTATCCTGACCGACGTCGCCCTAGATCCTTATACCAGCCACGGACAGGACGGTCTCGTCGATGGGACGGGCTATGTCCTGAATGACGATACAGTCGCGGTGCTCGTGGACCAGGCGCTGGTCCAGGCCGAAGCGGGGGCGGATATCGTCGCTCCGTCGGATATGATGGACGGCCGCGTCAAAGCGATCCGCATGGCGCTCGAGATGAACGGGCACCCCAATGTCCAGATCATGAGCTACGCCGCGAAATACGCCTCCGCATTCTACGGGCCATTCCGTGACGCCGTGGGGTCTGGCGGTCTGCTGAAGGGCGACAAGAAGAGCTACCAGATGGATCCGGCCAATGGCGATGAGGCCTTGCGCGAAATCGCGCTCGATATCGCCGAGGGCGCCGACAGTGTCATGGTGAAACCGGGTCTCGCCTATCTCGATGTTATCTGGCGCGCGAAACAGGAATTCGGAATTCCGGTCTATGCTTACCAGGTGAGCGGCGAGTATGCGTTGATAGAGGCGGGCGCGGCAGCCGGCATCGGGGACCGCGACGCACTGCTGATGGAGAAGCTCGTCGCCTTCAAGCGCGCTGGTTGCTCCGGCGTACTAACCTATCATGCGCCTGTGGCGGCACGGTTGCTCAATGACTGA
- a CDS encoding spermidine synthase, whose protein sequence is MTDTGSATSRRWLFTLTIFVGSFLLFMVQPMVARMALPRLGGAPNVWNSAMLVYQALLLGGYTYAHFIGRFTIKRQATIHIALLLLAGLTLPLALKAGGAASPGWEVVWVPWLFLLTVGPVFFAVSAQAPLMQSWYAAGEGAGDPYPLYAASNLGSFGGLLAYPLLVEPILPLGEQSQLWTIGYGALVLLVASVAFARRRAVAVTHAAEEARTKIKGSTIAFWLILSAVPSGLMLSTTTFLTTDIMAMPLLWVIPLGLYLLSFSIAFAENRKLASLFVRSAPILVPICAALSIGEKADLGVTAGIATIALLFIGAVALHARLYSLRPPASDLTRFYLFMSLGGVIGGAFTALFAPVLFDWTWEHPILIIALVALLPLDDWKPLLARIQVRENFIRVGLVVAVFGVMMITGLTTQIALSTVGDRTRSYFGIYTVAEPNDGTRWLIHGTTTHGMQLDGSTQPTTYYGRNSGVGRVLAKTPGLFGEEAHIGVVGLGVGTLACYRQPGQEWTYFEIDPAVLDYSTRGQFTYLSECTPEARTIIGDARLELAALPDNTFDVLVIDAFSSDSIPLHLLTREAIAVYRRVMQPDGVLLIHISNRFIKLEPVIEALARDAGLTATIRNDPENKEARTFTSGWIALSSDSSKVDQITEQEGWEPLGEPAERLWTDDYASVLPHLKADIIE, encoded by the coding sequence ATGACTGACACGGGCAGCGCAACTTCGCGCCGCTGGCTTTTCACTCTCACAATCTTCGTGGGCAGCTTCCTGCTGTTCATGGTGCAGCCGATGGTCGCACGGATGGCCCTGCCGCGCCTTGGCGGGGCCCCGAACGTCTGGAACAGCGCCATGCTGGTTTACCAGGCGCTGCTTCTGGGCGGTTATACCTACGCCCATTTCATCGGCCGCTTCACGATCAAGCGCCAGGCGACCATCCATATCGCACTGCTCCTGCTGGCCGGCCTTACCTTGCCGCTTGCCCTTAAGGCGGGTGGAGCCGCGTCCCCCGGTTGGGAAGTCGTCTGGGTACCGTGGCTTTTCCTTTTGACCGTCGGCCCGGTTTTCTTCGCCGTGTCCGCACAGGCGCCGCTCATGCAAAGCTGGTATGCCGCCGGAGAAGGGGCAGGCGATCCTTATCCGCTGTATGCGGCTAGCAACCTCGGAAGTTTCGGGGGCTTGCTCGCCTATCCGCTGCTGGTCGAGCCCATCCTTCCGCTTGGCGAGCAAAGCCAGCTCTGGACGATCGGTTACGGCGCCTTGGTCCTGCTCGTCGCAAGCGTCGCCTTCGCGCGGCGCAGGGCGGTTGCTGTTACACATGCCGCCGAAGAAGCTCGTACCAAGATCAAGGGCTCCACGATTGCATTCTGGTTGATCTTGTCCGCCGTGCCATCGGGCTTGATGCTGTCGACCACCACGTTCCTCACAACCGACATCATGGCGATGCCGCTGTTGTGGGTGATCCCGCTTGGCCTTTACCTGCTCTCCTTCTCGATCGCCTTTGCTGAAAATCGCAAGCTGGCAAGTTTGTTCGTGCGATCCGCGCCGATCCTGGTGCCGATCTGCGCTGCACTCTCGATCGGCGAGAAAGCGGACCTGGGCGTAACGGCCGGGATTGCCACGATTGCCTTGCTCTTCATCGGAGCGGTTGCGCTACACGCCCGCCTCTATTCGCTGCGCCCACCCGCGAGCGATCTTACGCGCTTCTACCTTTTCATGTCGCTCGGCGGGGTGATTGGCGGCGCTTTCACCGCCCTGTTCGCGCCAGTCCTGTTCGACTGGACCTGGGAGCATCCCATCCTGATCATCGCGCTGGTGGCGCTTCTGCCACTTGATGACTGGAAGCCGCTGCTTGCGCGAATCCAGGTCCGAGAGAATTTCATTCGGGTCGGGCTGGTCGTGGCGGTTTTCGGCGTGATGATGATCACCGGCCTGACGACCCAGATCGCTCTAAGCACCGTGGGCGACAGGACGCGCAGTTACTTCGGTATCTACACGGTCGCAGAACCGAACGACGGAACGCGCTGGCTGATCCATGGCACCACCACGCACGGAATGCAGCTGGACGGAAGCACGCAGCCGACGACCTATTATGGGCGCAATTCAGGTGTCGGCAGGGTGCTGGCGAAGACGCCCGGGCTGTTCGGTGAAGAAGCGCATATCGGTGTGGTCGGCCTCGGAGTTGGTACGCTCGCCTGTTATCGCCAGCCCGGCCAGGAATGGACCTATTTTGAAATCGACCCCGCGGTCCTCGACTATTCGACACGCGGCCAGTTCACCTACCTGTCGGAATGCACGCCCGAGGCGCGGACCATCATCGGGGATGCCCGCCTCGAACTGGCGGCCTTGCCCGACAACACTTTCGATGTGCTCGTCATCGATGCCTTCTCGTCCGATTCCATCCCGCTCCACCTGCTGACGCGCGAGGCAATCGCGGTGTATCGGCGGGTCATGCAGCCAGACGGCGTGCTGCTCATCCATATCAGCAATCGCTTCATAAAGCTGGAGCCGGTGATCGAAGCCCTGGCTCGCGATGCCGGGCTTACCGCGACCATCCGCAACGATCCCGAAAACAAGGAGGCGCGGACATTTACCTCCGGCTGGATCGCGCTCAGCTCCGATTCTTCGAAAGTCGACCAGATAACCGAGCAAGAAGGTTGGGAGCCATTGGGCGAGCCTGCCGAACGGCTTTGGACGGACGACTATGCTTCGGTCTTGCCCCACCTCAAGGCGGACATCATCGAATGA
- a CDS encoding GNAT family N-acetyltransferase, producing MIDGPFRCETERLVLRDWNDEDWPLFWEATNTPSVMRWLGGVCDADKRAAAQNRLISYEREHGHTFWVIERKSDGAILGFCGLKRCNQAGGPVGMMEVGWRLREDAWGKGYAKEAAIASLDMAFSRFGAEEVIALTVAGNSPSWGLMDRLGMRRREDLDFANDEFDKENPVIIVYSIDADSWRG from the coding sequence ATGATCGACGGGCCCTTCCGGTGCGAAACGGAACGGCTGGTCCTACGCGACTGGAATGACGAAGACTGGCCCCTCTTCTGGGAGGCGACCAACACTCCCTCGGTCATGCGCTGGCTTGGCGGTGTGTGCGATGCAGACAAGCGTGCGGCTGCGCAAAACCGTCTGATTTCCTACGAACGGGAACATGGACACACCTTCTGGGTGATCGAGCGCAAGAGCGACGGCGCAATCCTCGGCTTCTGCGGATTGAAGCGCTGCAATCAGGCGGGTGGTCCGGTTGGCATGATGGAAGTCGGTTGGCGCCTGCGCGAAGATGCCTGGGGCAAGGGTTACGCGAAAGAGGCTGCCATTGCCTCTCTGGATATGGCTTTCAGCCGCTTCGGGGCCGAAGAGGTTATTGCGCTCACCGTCGCGGGCAATTCTCCCAGCTGGGGCCTGATGGACCGGCTCGGCATGCGGCGGCGCGAAGATCTGGACTTTGCCAATGACGAGTTCGACAAGGAAAACCCGGTCATCATCGTCTACTCCATCGATGCGGACAGCTGGCGTGGCTGA
- a CDS encoding GNAT family N-acetyltransferase produces the protein MADIIAETDRLILRTIEESDAAEQMRVLNTPTVMARLGGVKEMHEIEAKHAKAQALYARHGFSFLMMIEKSSGDLVGHCGIKQVDSSLAPNQGDHEVGWLVREDRWRRGYAREAMEAVLDWAFGRVDAPHVVALTSEANVGSWKLMERLGMTRRVDLDFDDPDYPPEDRHVIQYSLTREEWEKKKWTAPA, from the coding sequence GTGGCTGACATAATCGCCGAAACCGATCGCCTGATCCTGCGGACCATCGAAGAAAGCGATGCGGCGGAGCAGATGCGCGTGCTCAACACTCCCACCGTGATGGCTAGGCTGGGCGGCGTGAAGGAGATGCACGAAATCGAGGCCAAGCATGCCAAGGCCCAGGCGCTATATGCCCGTCACGGTTTCAGCTTCCTGATGATGATCGAGAAAAGTAGCGGCGACCTCGTGGGCCATTGCGGCATCAAGCAGGTCGACAGCTCGCTTGCTCCGAACCAGGGTGATCACGAGGTTGGCTGGCTGGTCCGCGAAGACCGCTGGAGGCGGGGTTATGCGCGCGAGGCGATGGAGGCGGTACTCGATTGGGCATTCGGCCGTGTCGATGCGCCCCACGTCGTCGCCTTGACGAGCGAAGCGAACGTGGGAAGCTGGAAACTGATGGAAAGGCTCGGCATGACGCGGCGGGTGGACCTGGACTTCGACGATCCCGACTACCCGCCCGAAGACCGCCACGTCATCCAGTACAGCCTGACCCGCGAAGAATGGGAGAAGAAAAAATGGACCGCCCCGGCGTGA
- a CDS encoding gamma carbonic anhydrase family protein gives MDRPGVNIVPIHGKTPKIDDSAFIAPGCTIIGDVTIGAQSSIWYNCVLRADVSRIVIGERTNVQDGSVLHCDPPRPGDPDGSPLIIGDDVLIGHMAMIHGCVIENRGFVGLGAIAMNKAVIGSDAMLAAGAMLTEGKVMGERELWGGRPARKMRDLDEAAVMGMRMGTAHYAENARHHSVAVDEALKS, from the coding sequence ATGGACCGCCCCGGCGTGAACATCGTGCCGATCCACGGCAAGACCCCGAAGATCGACGACAGCGCATTCATCGCGCCCGGATGCACGATCATCGGGGATGTCACGATCGGCGCGCAAAGCTCGATCTGGTACAATTGCGTGCTGCGTGCGGACGTAAGCCGCATCGTGATCGGGGAGCGAACGAATGTGCAGGACGGCAGCGTGCTCCACTGCGACCCGCCGCGCCCCGGCGATCCCGATGGCTCACCGCTCATCATCGGCGATGACGTTCTTATCGGCCACATGGCGATGATCCACGGCTGCGTAATCGAAAACCGCGGGTTCGTCGGGCTTGGCGCAATCGCGATGAACAAGGCCGTGATCGGCAGCGATGCCATGCTCGCTGCCGGCGCCATGCTGACGGAAGGCAAGGTCATGGGAGAGCGGGAGCTATGGGGCGGCCGACCTGCCCGGAAGATGCGCGATCTCGACGAAGCGGCAGTCATGGGCATGCGCATGGGCACCGCGCATTATGCCGAGAACGCCCGTCACCATTCAGTGGCAGTGGATGAAGCGCTCAAGAGCTGA
- a CDS encoding DUF167 domain-containing protein translates to MKRSRADLPEAAALLALIDPKGRLPVRVTPGARTQAILIENGKVSVKVRAKPQDGAATEAVRELLAEALQIAPSHVHLLRGATSREKLFAITLPV, encoded by the coding sequence ATGAAGCGCTCAAGAGCTGACCTGCCGGAAGCGGCTGCGCTACTTGCATTGATCGACCCGAAGGGCCGGCTGCCGGTACGCGTCACACCGGGAGCGCGTACCCAGGCAATCCTGATCGAGAACGGCAAGGTGTCCGTCAAAGTTCGCGCCAAGCCTCAGGATGGCGCGGCCACCGAGGCAGTGCGCGAGCTTCTGGCCGAGGCCCTGCAGATTGCGCCCTCGCATGTGCATTTGTTGCGCGGCGCAACTTCTCGCGAAAAGCTCTTTGCTATTACCCTGCCGGTTTGA
- a CDS encoding DUF1993 domain-containing protein, whose translation MTPHDLLIPTWRNMLRALSGMTDKASTHDKGDALLAEKLADDMLPLSTQYRFVTNLPGEGLARLAGLDFTSRDEDPATFAEAKARIGESLEMLEKVQPDDFLDAGAKFDMTLPIGMTFHLSAQEYARDWALPNFYFHTSTAYAIMRMNGVNLGKADLVPHMGAYVKPAG comes from the coding sequence ATGACACCTCACGACCTGCTGATACCGACCTGGCGCAACATGCTGCGCGCGCTTTCGGGAATGACCGACAAGGCCTCCACCCACGACAAGGGCGATGCGCTGCTCGCTGAAAAGCTGGCAGACGACATGCTTCCGCTATCTACCCAGTATCGGTTCGTGACCAACCTTCCGGGCGAGGGACTGGCCCGCCTTGCCGGGCTCGATTTCACCTCCAGGGACGAGGATCCGGCAACGTTCGCCGAGGCCAAGGCGCGGATCGGCGAATCCCTGGAGATGCTCGAAAAGGTCCAGCCGGATGACTTCCTCGACGCAGGGGCGAAATTCGACATGACGCTCCCCATCGGCATGACGTTCCACCTCTCGGCGCAGGAGTATGCGCGCGACTGGGCGCTACCGAATTTCTATTTCCACACCAGCACGGCCTACGCGATCATGCGCATGAACGGTGTCAATCTCGGCAAGGCGGATCTTGTCCCGCACATGGGCGCCTACGTCAAACCGGCAGGGTAA
- a CDS encoding cisplatin damage response ATP-dependent DNA ligase, with protein MEEFAALVDALVYTRSRNEKLRLIAEYLRATPDPDRGWALAALADGLDFPAVKSSTIRNLMKDRVDPVLWTLSRDFVGDTAETASLLWPAPEEPPSPPTVSEAVELLSSMNRKSVVTELPRLLDRLDASGRYALLKLATGGMRIGVSSRLAKTALAQAFDVSVDEVEEYWHGLAAPYPELFDWAAHGKDPPDIENLPTFRPFMLAHPLEDTVVDLAEYAAEWKWDGIRVQLVRAGGETRLYSRSGDDISATFPELLHALPFNAVLDGELLVRGSVQGGEAGGAASFNALQQRLGRKTVSKKMLTEAPAFVRLYDVLIAEGDDLREKDWTSRRAALEGLMVRLPESHFDLSSLVEARDFEHLAEIREGSRDDAIEGLMLKRKDSPYIAGRRVGYWYKWKRDPLLVDCVLMYAQRGSGKRSSFFSDYTFGCWDGDPDKGADLLPVGKAYSGFTDEELKKLDRHVRSNTVNRFGPVRETDKSLVFEVAFDSVHESKRHKSGLAMRFPRIHRIRWDKPPHEADRIEALRSLVRD; from the coding sequence GTGGAGGAATTTGCCGCCCTCGTCGATGCGCTGGTCTACACGCGTTCGCGCAATGAGAAATTGCGGCTGATCGCGGAATATCTGAGGGCCACACCCGATCCCGACCGTGGCTGGGCCTTGGCTGCGCTGGCCGACGGGCTGGATTTCCCGGCGGTGAAAAGCTCGACGATCCGCAACCTCATGAAGGATCGGGTCGATCCGGTACTGTGGACGCTCAGCCGCGATTTCGTCGGTGATACGGCGGAGACCGCCAGCCTCCTCTGGCCGGCACCGGAAGAACCGCCCTCCCCGCCGACGGTCAGCGAAGCGGTCGAACTCCTTTCCTCTATGAACCGCAAGAGCGTCGTCACCGAGTTGCCGCGCCTGCTCGACAGGCTCGACGCATCGGGCCGCTACGCCTTGTTGAAGCTCGCAACAGGCGGGATGCGCATCGGCGTCTCGAGCCGGCTGGCGAAGACTGCGCTGGCGCAGGCTTTCGACGTGTCGGTCGACGAGGTTGAGGAGTACTGGCACGGCCTCGCTGCGCCCTACCCCGAGCTGTTCGACTGGGCCGCTCATGGCAAGGACCCGCCGGACATCGAGAACCTGCCGACCTTCCGGCCGTTCATGCTCGCCCATCCGCTGGAAGACACGGTCGTCGACCTGGCGGAATATGCCGCGGAGTGGAAATGGGACGGCATCCGCGTCCAATTGGTTCGGGCTGGTGGTGAAACGCGCCTGTATTCGCGTAGTGGCGACGATATTTCGGCTACATTCCCCGAGCTGCTTCATGCGCTTCCCTTCAATGCCGTGCTCGACGGTGAATTGCTGGTGCGCGGAAGTGTTCAGGGCGGCGAAGCGGGCGGCGCGGCCAGTTTCAACGCGCTCCAGCAGCGGCTGGGACGCAAGACCGTAAGCAAGAAAATGCTCACCGAAGCGCCTGCTTTCGTGCGCCTCTATGACGTCCTCATCGCCGAGGGTGACGACCTGCGCGAGAAGGACTGGACCAGTCGCCGCGCGGCGCTGGAAGGACTGATGGTGCGCTTGCCGGAAAGTCATTTCGACCTTTCCAGCCTGGTGGAAGCGCGCGATTTCGAGCATCTGGCAGAAATCCGCGAAGGCAGCCGCGACGATGCGATCGAAGGCCTTATGCTGAAGCGCAAGGACAGCCCCTATATCGCGGGACGACGCGTGGGCTACTGGTACAAGTGGAAACGCGATCCGCTGCTGGTCGACTGCGTATTGATGTATGCCCAGCGCGGCAGCGGCAAGCGATCCAGCTTCTTTTCCGACTACACCTTCGGGTGCTGGGACGGGGATCCCGACAAGGGGGCCGACCTGCTACCCGTCGGGAAGGCATATTCCGGCTTCACCGACGAAGAACTGAAGAAGCTCGACCGGCATGTGCGCAGCAATACCGTCAACCGCTTCGGGCCGGTGCGCGAAACGGATAAGAGCCTGGTCTTCGAGGTGGCGTTCGACAGCGTGCACGAGAGCAAGCGGCACAAGTCCGGCCTCGCCATGCGCTTTCCACGCATCCACCGCATCCGCTGGGACAAGCCGCCGCACGAAGCGGACCGTATAGAGGCGCTGCGCTCGCTCGTGAGGGATTGA
- a CDS encoding ligase-associated DNA damage response exonuclease, with product MAAPFSWIKPEPHGIYIEPADCWVDPSRAVDKALVTHGHADHARGGHGQTVATPETLAIMKLRYATSDGATPAEYGETIRLPGGVDATYIPAGHVLGSSQILLEHAGERVIVTGDYKRRADPTCPPFKVTACDIFITEATFGLPVFCHPPIEEELGKLIDRLAAHPERCVLVGAYALGKAQRVIAELRQAGHKNPIYLHGAMEKMCRLYEEHGVDLGELRLVADHTKEDMRGAIVVCPPSALNDRWSRRLPDPITAMASGWMRVRQRARQRNVELPLVISDHADWGELTRTIREVDAQENWITHGREDALLRWCQLHQRRARALALVGYEDEDD from the coding sequence ATGGCCGCGCCTTTTTCCTGGATCAAACCCGAACCGCACGGGATCTACATCGAGCCGGCGGATTGCTGGGTCGATCCTTCAAGGGCCGTCGACAAGGCTCTTGTGACGCACGGCCACGCCGACCACGCACGCGGCGGCCATGGCCAGACCGTTGCCACGCCCGAAACGCTAGCGATTATGAAGTTGCGCTACGCAACTTCCGATGGTGCCACGCCTGCCGAATATGGCGAGACCATCCGCCTGCCGGGCGGTGTCGATGCTACCTATATTCCTGCAGGCCATGTGCTCGGCAGCTCGCAGATCCTGCTCGAACATGCGGGGGAACGGGTGATCGTGACTGGCGACTACAAGCGCCGGGCCGACCCCACCTGCCCTCCGTTCAAAGTCACGGCCTGCGATATCTTCATCACCGAAGCGACCTTCGGCCTGCCAGTGTTCTGCCACCCCCCGATCGAAGAAGAGCTGGGAAAGCTTATTGACCGCCTGGCCGCCCACCCGGAGCGTTGCGTGCTCGTAGGCGCTTATGCGCTGGGCAAGGCGCAGCGGGTCATCGCCGAATTGCGCCAAGCGGGACATAAGAATCCGATCTACCTGCATGGCGCGATGGAAAAGATGTGCCGCCTCTACGAGGAGCACGGCGTCGATCTGGGCGAGCTGCGGCTGGTCGCCGACCACACGAAGGAGGACATGCGCGGGGCCATCGTTGTGTGCCCGCCATCTGCGCTGAACGATCGCTGGAGCCGCCGCCTGCCCGATCCGATCACTGCCATGGCAAGCGGCTGGATGCGTGTGCGCCAGCGTGCTCGTCAGCGAAACGTCGAATTGCCGCTGGTGATCTCGGACCACGCGGACTGGGGCGAGCTCACCCGCACGATACGGGAAGTCGATGCGCAGGAAAACTGGATTACCCACGGACGCGAGGATGCGCTGCTGCGATGGTGCCAGCTCCACCAACGCCGCGCGCGGGCGCTCGCCCTCGTCGGTTACGAAGACGAGGACGATTGA